The Chlamydia poikilotherma DNA segment TTACAGAAAGCCCTGTATTTTTACTTAAAGCCTTATCGAGACCTTTAATTAAAGCCCCTCCACCAGCTAATACCATACCACGTTCAACTAAATCAGCAGAAAGTTCGGGAGGACACTTCTCTAAAGTTAAACGAACGCATTCAATAATTTGTTGGATAGGCTCTGCTAAACATTCACGAATTTCAACAGAGTTAATCCTTTTTGTGATTGGTAATCCTGCAACCTGATCACGACCTCGAACTTCCATTTCAAGCTCATGATCTCCCAAAGGATACGCAGAACCAATAGTGATTTTTATTTCTTCAGCAGTACGCGGGCCAATCATAAGATTGTAAGTACGACGCATGTAATTAATAATACATTCATCGAACTCATCCCCAGCAATACGTAAGGAACGTGACTCTACAATTCCTCCTAGAGAAATGATAGCAATCTCCGTAGTTCCACCACCAATATCAATAATCATACTCGCAGCAGGTTCGTGAACAGGAAGATCCACGCCAATAGCAGCCGCCATAGGCTCCTCTATTAAGATCACTTCCTGAGCTCCAGCATGTAAAGCAGAGTCTTCAACAGCACGCTTTTCCACACCAGTAATCCCCGAAGGTACAGCAATTAAAATTCTAGGTCGGAACATACTACGAGAAGGTGTTACACGTTTGATCAACGCCTTTAACATGCCCTCCGCTATTTCGAAATCTGCAATCACCCCATCTTTCATAGGACGAACAGCCATAATTTTACGCGGAGTTTTTCCCAACATAGCCTTAGCTTTATGGCCAACAGCAAGAACTGTATGCGTTTGAGCATCTACAGCAACTACGGAGGGCTCACTGAGAACAATACCCCGACCACGAACATAAACTAAAGTGTTCGCTGTTCCTAAATCGATACCAACATTGCCAGAAAAAAAGTTGAAAACTTTATCAAAACGGCCTAGAGTCTTGTTGTACAATCGATTAGAAAGATTTTTAATTTTAAATAAGCTTCGATGTGGGCTCATAGCATCATATCTGTAGCAATTCTAGTACTTCTTCCCAAGTCAACTTGGAAACGACTTCATCATCAGAGTTGATCACTTTCTTTACAAGGCTCTTTTTCCTGTTTTGGAGAGTTAGAATTTTTTCCTCAATAGTATTTAACGTAACTAGCTTATACGAAGACACTGAGCGATTCTGCCCTATGCGATGCACCCGATCTGTAGCTTGATTTTCTACAGCAGGATTCCACCACATGTCGTAGTGAATCACCGTGTCCGCACCAACAAGATTTAATCCTGTTCCTCCAGCTTTTAAAGAAATCAAGAAAACTAAAAGTCCTGGATCTTCGTTAAACTGGTTGACTATTTCTAATCTGTTCTTGGTGGAACCGTCTAAATAAACAAAGCGCACGCCACGAGCTTCTAAGTCTTTTTTTATGATGCTTAACATCTTGGTATATTGACTAAAGAGAACGGTTTTATGCCCTGTCTCAACAAGAGAAGAAAGAAGGTCCATAAGCAAATCATACTTTGCAGAATCACCCGGCTCAGGTACATCTTTTGCAAAAATAGCTGGGTGACAACAGATTTGTTTTAGACGGGTAAGTGTTGCAAGAACATGGATATGTATACGATCAAATCCTTCTTGTTTAACTAAACGAGAAAGTTCTTTTTTAGCTGAAGCAGCATAAGAATGGTATAGCTCTTTCTGAGAATCTGTAAGGTGACAATGATATAGAATTTCTGAAACAGGAGGTAAATCTTCCAATACGTCTTCTTTCATACGACGAAGAATGAACGGTGCGACCTTCTTCTTCAAAGCAACCATATTATCGGTCTTATTCCCCATATAGTTGCCTGTGCGGATATATTTTCCAACAAAGCGATCGTAACTGCTTAATAAGCCAGGCATTAAGAAATCGAAAAGGCTCCATAATTCTTCAAGAGAATTTTCAATCGGAGTCCCTGTTAAGATTAATCGATGCCCCGAACGAATCATTTTTACAGATTTTGCATTACGCGTCGTACGGTTCTTAATATGATGAGCTTCGTCTAAAACTACATAGTCAAAGACAAAATCCTTATAAATATCGATGTCTTTTTGCAACAGGTTGTATGAGGTAATGGCAACGTCATAATCTGATAAAGTAGCTAGCTGTCTACGTCTATGAGAAGGGATCCCATCAACTATCATAGTTTTGAATTCGGGATTAAACTTACGGAATTCTTCTTTCCAGTTATATACTAGAGATGTTGGACAGACAATTAGCGAACATCCCTTTCCCTTCTCTAATCTACTTTGTGTAATAGCAATGATCGCTTGTAAGGTTTTCCCAAGGCCCATATCGTCAGCAAGAATGCCATTTAAATGCATTCTTCTAAGACGTTCTAGCCAATGAATTCCTTCTGTTTGATAGCTACGTAATGTAGCTTGTATTTGCTTAGGAATAGCTTGGAAATCAAAAGCAACTTCTCCACGAATTTGCTTTTGTATCTCCGCGAGTTTATCCGTCATTTTAAAATTGACCGGTAAACCTTTGAATAATTCAGGAGAAATCCCTGTTAAACTCCACAAAGGACACTTTTCTACAAAGTCATCAAGAACTTTAAAGCCTATTTCATTAAAAATCTGAATAACTGGAGAAATTTTTTCTAAATCCAAAACTAAAATACATGGAAGTTTTGCAGAACCAGAGGTTCTACCTCTTCGAGGAGTTTTTACATTACGTCCTCGCTTTGGCAACTCAAGGAAACGTTTTTTAGCGCTTATACAATCCCAAAGCAAGTCCAAGCTAATTCCCTTCAGCAAACCATTAACTTTAAGCTCGGCTTCATAAGTATTAATTTCAGAGCTTTCCTTAAAGGAAAGATCAAAGACTGTTTCATCATAAATAAACTGATCAGAAAGAGTCTCAGGACAATTAAACGTTATCCTATGCTGATTATTAGGAATTGTTTCTGTCATAAACTCTACGATTTTCTTTTCACTTTTTACATGAAAAGCACCGTCACGCTCATCATAAATAAAGCCTGAGAAAACCTCTTCTATGATTTTACGTTCTTCAACAAGATTTCTAGCCAAGATTCCGTCGTCACGAATAAATGCACGAATATCTTGGTATTTTAAAGAAAAAGAAGCAGCTGGAATCGCAAGCGAATCATAAATAAAATGTAATTTTGCCTCTAATTCGCCATCTAAATAACTTATGTTACAGACACCACGAACATCTTCAATATAAGGCAGAGTAATAAAGGAGTTTAGAACTTCAACGTTGGAAACTTCAGCGTATTCTTTAAACACAGGAAGAGCATTCTCTCGGAAAGAGCCGAATAGAGCTTCTGGGACAGTAATATCTCGTAGCCTTGAAAAAGAACGTAAATGCGCACGTCGAATTTGGGGTGCGAAGTGATGGTAAACGTTATTATGAATAATTCCGGGAACATTAGATTCTAAAAGAATCGCTTGCTCAGGCTGAAGAGTCTCATCGTCCACTAAGATTAGTGGAGTCATTAACAATGCTTTGTAGGGAGTGTCGAAAAAATCTAAATCAAACTTCATCTTAGCTGGTGAAACCGACCAACATAAAGGTTCTTCAAGGTTCCCACAAAACATTCCTGAAAAACTTTCTTTCTCTCCAGCTTGCCCTCCACCACGATCTGCCATTTGATGTTCATACATTTTTCCTAAAATTACACCTAACGATGTTAATGTAAGATAAGCAGATTTTAATAGTTTTTCTTCAGGAGCTTGGTTCGCATAACGAACATAGCGAATTAACAAATCTATAAGCTTACGGTCAGAAGCATTGAAAGATTGCATTGTGAAAAAGAAACGACGCCCATTAAGGATAATCGGCTCTTGATATAAAACTCCTTCAAGAAAGGTTTTAATATTTGAAATATAAAACGGTTTAGAACGTCCGGGAAGACGTAAAACAAGTTGGAATTCAACATGCTGATTTGGGCGAAATACTTCATCGTTGGCACCAACAAATAAAACAGCAAGTTCTGCAGAATTCTTCTCTAAATATTCTTGAGGGAGGAAAAATGGATTCGCGCTTAATACATTCGCTGCGTGAACGTACTCACTCAAAATTTCTTTTTGATGAGCTCGGTCTTTTCTCTCTTCTTCTCTACTGGCCGCAACAACAAAAGTTTCTTGAAGCTCTTTTTTTACTTCTTCATTTATCTCTTGATTAGTATCTAAGTTGGCTTCTTGAGAATAAGCCACTACCATTTCATTAAAATACTTCTCTAGATAAAACAGTAGTGCCACTATGTGCTGGCAATCATAATTATAAGAGCAATCACAATTAGAATCTATGGTATCAGATTTCGATCGATCAACTTCTATTTCACATTCATATACGTTGTCATATAGGCCTCGAATCTGTGCTCCTATACACACTGATTCTCCGTTCATAGACAGGATTTTCGCATTAATCACAGCTCCTTGGTCAAAAAGTTCCTTGCCATCCTGCAAAATGTTAGCTGTAAAATCCCTTCGTAATTTGCGAAAATTGAGCATTTCTCCTCTAAATTATAGAGTTCTGATTGAATCAGCTTACTTGTACCTGTTTACCCATGCTAAATCAATGAAAAATTTTATCAGGCCTTTTGTCTTGTATTTCAGCCTGTGTTTTTGCACTAACTATTACTACCGTAGTTGACTAGTCATTGATAAAAACTCATCAAATATCTAGAATATCACTTTTCTTGCGGGTGTAGCTCAGTGGTAGAGCGCCACGTTGCCAACGTGAAGGTCGTGAGTTCAAGCCTCATCACCCGCTTTTCCTTCCAGAAAAGCTTCAAAAGGTAGTCTTGTGTCGCGAAATTTTTCTAACGAGCAATTTTCTATTAATTTAGAAGAACAGTCAGGATGTGTTGTTTCTGCTGTAGTAAAAACCACGCCGCAACTCTTAGATAAACTTCATAAACAAGCTATAAAAAAGATAAAGAAAGATGTTGTATTATCAGGATTCCGAAAAGGTAAAGCTCCTGATGAAATTATTGTTTCTCGTTATCCTAGCCAAGCAACAAGAGAATTGAATCAATTATTGATTCAAGCAGCTTACCAAGCTTTATCTACTGTAGGAGATCGCCGACCTCTTTCTCCACAAGCTATCAAATCAACATCTGTAGCAAAAGCAGATCTAGCGGAAGGTGGGCAAGTAGATTTCACTTATGAAGCTTTTCCTGTGATTGCTGATATTTCTTGGGACAAATTATCACTAGCAAAAGAAGCCCCTATAAAAGATATTACTGATGAAGAAATGGAAAAGGGATTACTCAATATCTCTTATTTCTTCGCCACAAAAACCCCTGTAACTCGTCCTTCTCAAGAAGGGGATTTTGTATCCCTATCTCTTTATGTTTCCAAACAAGACGAAGAAAGAACCCCTACAGCAATTTTTGAAAATAAATACTTCAAACTTTGCGAAGAAGAAATGACGGATTCTTTTAAAGCTAAATTTTTAGGTATTTCTGCAGGTCATCGCGTTACAGAGATCATCACCTCTCCTGACATTCAATCATTTTTAAATGGAGATGTTCTAACTTTTACTGTTAATGCAGTCATTGAAGTTGTTGCTCCAGAACTTGATGATGAGAAAGCTCGTCAGTTACAGGCTGAATCTTTAGAAGATCTAAAGAAAAAGCTACGCATTCAATTAGAAAATCAAGCAAAAGATAAACAGCATCAACAACGCTTTACTGAAGCAGAAAATGCTCTAGCAAATATTATAGATTTTGATCTTCCAACATCTATGTTAGAAGATCGTTTAGCCACGCTAACGAGAGAAAAATTACTCAATGCTCGTTTGATTCAATATTGTTCTGATGAAGAATTAGAAGATAAAAAATCAGATTTATTACAAGAAGCGGAAGCAGAAGCTAAAAAAACTTTAAAATTATTTTTCTTGGCAAACAAGATTTTCACAGATGAAAAGCTTGTGATTAGCCGTGAAGAACTTCAATATATGATGGATGTATGTTCTAGAGAGCGTTACGGCATGCAACCTCCTCGAGATATATCTAACGAAGCTTTGCAAGAACTCGTGATGGCAGCTCGCGATCGTCTAACTTACCATAAAGCCATGGAAACAGTTCTATCCAAAGCAAAAGAATTAGCGACAGCACCCTCTGCATAATTTAGCTAGAGGAAAACACTTGACCCAAGAAAGTCTTAAACATAGAATTCAACATTTTAATGCGTAGGCTTATTTCCAGGCAAAAAAGCATAAAAAATGAATTATGTGTATTGTTGGAATTGCTTTTGCGCATCCTATATATATGCGGGAAAGAAACTATTTTGAGAGGAAATGCAAATGACATTGGTGCCTTATGTGGTCGAGGATACAGGTCGTGGCGAACGCGCCATGGATATTTACTCGCGTCTTTTAAAAGATCGCATTGTAATGATTGGCCAAGAGATTACAGAACCTCTCGCGAATACTGTCATTGCCCAATTACTTTTCCTAATGTCTGAAGATCCTAAAAAAGATATTAAAGTTTTCATTAACTCTCCTGGCGGATATATCACAGCAGGACTAGCTATTTATGATACTATTCGTTTCTTAGGTTGCGATGTAAATACTTATTGCATAGGTCAAGCCGCTTCTATGGGAGCTCTATTACTTTCTGCAGGAACTAAAGGTAAGCGTTATGCTTTACCTCATAGTCGAATGATGATTCACCAACCTTCCGGCGGGATTATAGGAACTTCTGCAGATATTCAGCTACAAGCTGCTGAAATCTTAACACTGAAAAAGCACCTCGCTAACATTCTTTCCGAATGTACAGGACAACCTGTAGAAAAAATCATAGAAGATTCTGAGAGAGATTTCTTTATGGGTGCTGAGGATGCTATCTCGTATGGTCTAATTGATAAAGTGGTCTCTTCAGCAAAAGACACGAAAGATAAGGATACTATCTCCTAGAGAGTCGTTATGAACAAAAAAAATCTCACCATTTGCTCTTTTTGTGGGCGTTCTGAAAAAGATGTAGAAAAACTGATAGCAGGTCCATCTGTCTATATTTGTGATTACTGCATTAAGTTATGCTCAGGGATTTTAGATAAGAAACCTACATCGACTCCATCATCAGGGACACCCACAGAAACTACGCCTCAGCATCCAGATCTTCAAGTTCTTACTCCAAAAGAAATCAAAAAACATATCGATAAATATGTTGTAGGACAGGAAAGAGCAAAAAAAACCATAGCGGTAGCCGTATATAATCATTACAAACGCATACGTGCTTTATTAAACAATAAACACGTAAGCTATGGAAAATCTAATGTTTTACTCTTGGGCCCTACAGGATCAGGGAAAACCCTTATTGCTAAAACCTTAGCAAAAATTTTAGATGTGCCATTTACAATCGCTGATGCGACAACCCTTACCGAAGCCGGTTATGTCGGTGAAGATGTGGAAAACATTGTTTTAAGATTATTGCAAGCCGCTGATTACGACGTCGCTAGGGCAGAACGTGGAATTATCTATATTGATGAAATCGATAAAATTGGTAGAACTACAGCTAACGTTTCTATTACTCGTGACGTTTCCGGTGAAGGCGTCCAACAAGCTCTATTAAAAATTATAGAAGGCACTACTGCTAATGTTCCCCCTAAAGGAGGACGTAAACATCCTAATCAAGAATATATCCGTGTAAATACTGAAAATATTCTTTTCATTGTCGGCGGCGCCTTTGTTAATTTAGATAAGATTATTGCCAAACGTTTAGGGAAAACCACAATCGGATTTTCTGATGATTTAGGAGATTTCTCACAGGAAGATCGAGATCATTTACTTACTAAGGTAGAAACAGAAGATCTCATTGGCTTTGGTATGATCCCTGAATTCGTTGGTCGATTCAACTGTATTGTTAACTGTGAAGAGCTCTCTTTGGACGAACTTGTCGCGATTCTTACTGAACCTACAAATGCAATTGTAAAACAGTATATCGAGCTATTTTCAGAAGAAAATGTGAAGTTGATATTCGAAAAAGATGCTCTGTATGCTATAGCAAAAAAAGCTAAGCTGGCAAAAACTGGCGCCCGCGCTTTAGGTATGATCTTGGAAAATCTACTCAGAGATTTGATGTTTGAGATTCCTTCCGATCCTACAGTAGAGGCGATAAGGATTCAAGAAGACACAATCTTAGAGAATAAAGCACCAGTGATTATCAGGAGAGCTCCAGAAGCTATAGCTTAAATTTCTTCTCTTCTTTATTTAGGGATGTAATGACAACGATCGCCCTAGAAGCTGCAAAAAAAATTCTCTTGAAATTGCGTAATGCAGGTTATCAAGCATACTTTGTTGGAGGTTGCGTTCGCGATATGCTCATGGGCAAACCCATAGAAGAGATTGATATTGCAACCAGCGCATCCCCTGTCATCGTTTCCACTATTTTTACTGATACTTTAGCACTAGGTGCTGCCTTCGGTATTATCGTCGTTAAAGAAGACAACCGGCTATTTGAAGTGGCTACATTCCGTAGTGATGAAAATTATGAGGATGGACGTCATCCCGAACGTGTTGTATTCTCATCAATGAAAGAAGACGCTCTACGTCGAGATTTTACAATAAATGGGATGTATTATGATCCTTTCGAAGAAAAACTCTTTGATCTTGTTGAAGGAAGAAGGGATCTTGAAAAACGCGTCGTCCGTGCCATCGGTCATCCTAAATTACGTTTTGCCGAAGATAAACTCCGTATACTACGAGCTATACGTTTTAGCTCTTCATTAGGTTTTGCTCTAGACCCAGCTACAGAACGCGCTATTATTAAGGAAGCCCCCACCCTAGTAAATTCCGTATCTCCAGAAAGAATCTGGCAGGAACTAAGGAAAATGCTAAAAAACCGTCCCTACGAAGCCCTATCCTTATTGATAAAGCTAAAAATCATTACTGTTATCTTCCCTGAGCTTCGCGATGTTCCTCCTAGTTTATTACGAACAAACATCGAATTTGCTAAAAGAATCAGTCCAATAAAATTTCCTGAGATTTGCTTTCTACTCCCCCTATTTCAAGGGGTTAGTGAAGAAGCCGCTTGCGTAGCATTCACGCGTTTACGGGTGTCAAATAAAGATTTAAAACTTTTACAACTTTGGTACCAAGCTCTTCCACAATTCCAAAACATCAGTAATAATCGTGTTTTTTGGGCACATTTTTTAGCCTCACCAACAGCCCATCTATTTCTATCTCTGTTTTCAGCGACCCAAAAAGATCCTTCTAAACAGCAGCATTTCATCGCTCGCGTTCAAGAATTAGAAATACGCTTAGAACAATTCATTTTAAGAATCAAAACTTCTACACCCTTGGTTTCTGCTCCAGACCTTATTTCTAGAGGGATTACACCAGGTAGACTACTTGGAGATCTTTTAAGAGAAGCTGAGATACTATCTATAGAAAACGAATGTCATGACAAAGAAAAAATTTTATTACTCCTGAAGGAAAAAGGCTTCTGGAAGTAAGATTTATCTTAAAATAAACTTTTCCCTTAAACACTCAATCGATTTTATTTCTTTAGATTTAATTTTTTAGCTTTTATCATTTTCTTTGTAATTATTCAAAACTGAGATTAATTGGCTTATCATGCTACGGATTGCTATCTTAGGAAGACCCAACGTTGGGAAATCTTCTCTTTTCAATCGCATGTGCAAACGATCTTTGGCTATTGTTAACTCCCAAGAAGGGACCACACGAGATCGCCTATACGGGGAGATACGTGGATGGAGCATCCCTGTACAAGTAATCGATACTGGGGGAGTTGATAAAGATTCCGAAGACCACTTTCAAAAGCACATCTACAAGCAAGCTCTAGCGGGTGCTAATGAAGCGGATATTTTGCTTCTTGTTGTTGATATTCGCTGTGGAATTACAGAACAAGACGCTGAACTTGCTAAGTTACTTCTTCCTTTAAACAAGCCTCTTATTCTTGTCGCGAATAAAGCAGATACTTTTAAAGATGAACATCGCATTCATGAATTATATAAAATAGGAATCTCTGAGATTTTTACTGTATCAGCAAGTCACGATAAACATATTGATAAACTTTTAGATAGAATTAAAACTCTTGGTAATGTTCCTGAACTTGTAGAAGAGTTTCCAGAAGAAGAGCTTGAAGAAGAAGCAGTCCCTTCGATTGAGACGTTATCCGAAGAACCCCTATTAGACTACGAAGAAGAAGAAATCCCTTTCCCCGGAGCATCGGCAACAAATAAACCTTTAAAAATTGCTCTCATTGGTCGTCCTAACGTAGGCAAGTCCTCTATCATTAATGGATTATTAAATGAAGAGCGCTGCATCATCGACAATATACCAGGAACAACTCGCGATAACGTCGACATTCTATATTCTCATAATGATCGTTCGTATTTATTCATAGATACTGCCGGTCTAAGAAAAATGAAAAGCGTAAAAAATTCTATAGAATGGATATCTTCGTCTAGAACAGAAAAAGCCATAGCACGCGCAGACGTTTGCTTATTAGTTATCGATGCCATGCATCACCTATCTTCTTACGATAAACGTATTCTTTCTTTGATATCTAAACACAAGAAACCCCATATCATCCTTGTTAACAAATGGGATTTGATTGAGGCGGTGCGTATGGAGCATTACATCCGAGACTTACGCGCCACCGATGTTTATATCGGTCAATCTAGAATTCTTTGCATATCTGCAGCAACAAAACGTAATCTACGACATATCTTTTCATCTATCGATGAACTCTATGAAACAGTATCCAGTAAAGTCCCTACACCCGTCGTTAATAAAACACTGGCCTCAGCACTACAAAGGCATCATCCTCAAGTAATTAATGGAAGAAGATTGCGTGTTTACTATGCCATTCATAAGACAGCCACACCTTTCCAATTCTTATTATTTATTAATGCAAAATCGTTACTAACTAAACATTATGAGTGTTATTTAAAAAACACTTTAAAATCATCTTTTAATTTATACGGGATACCTTTTGATTTAGAATTCAAAGAAAAAACGAAAAGAACAAATTAATTTGTTTAAAAAATGAAATATTATTATTACAAAAATAATAATAACAAATTAATTATTTCTTGGAGACTTTAACCATGAACCATGATCATTATGATGCATCAGAAGCTGATTACCACCACTCACTCGATGAGCTCCTTTACCAATCAGAAGAAGCTTTCTCTTTGGATAAATACCAAGAAACTGGAGTTTATGTTGAAGAAGACAAGGAGAATGGTGATCTCCTTATAGTTCTTGGAGAATCCATTCTAAAAGGTGTCATACGCCAATTCTATATTAGTGATGATAATCATGCTTATACGCGTAGTTGTCTGACAGGAGACTGGGAGTTATGGTTTAATATCCCTCCAAAAACAATAGAAAGCAAAACTTATGACTTCAACTCTCTATTAGAATCCGATTTTCTTCTTACTACAAATGTAGAAACATTTGTAAACGCTCCCGAAGATTTCCCAAAGGGATCGGAGTCCTTAAATAATATCATTATTTGTATGACAACTCGTAATCGAGATCATCACGTACAGTTTCTGATTGGGGATAACCACAGAACATTTTGGATACGCCACCATGATGCAAATACATGGTCCGAGTGGTCCACATTTATTTAAAATCGTAAATTAGAGCAGGAAAAGGCTGGAAGCTAGCCCAGCCCTAAAAGCTTTTTTATTCGTCGTCAGAATCATTGATAACAGTTAATTCCATAGGACCGAAGTTCTCATCATTTTGGAATGATGTAGCAACAACAGGAATAACATTTTGAGGACGCTGTTCTCTAGTCATAGTTAACTCTAGACGGAATAGATGTTTCACAATAGCGATACGAATATCCCGGACAAGGCTTTCAAATAGTAAGAATGATTCGTGTTTAAATTCAATTAAAGGATCTTTCTGACCCACAGTACGTAAACCTACTTCACTACGGAGTAAATCCATGTCCACAAGATGAATTTTCCATTGTTCATCGATATGCATAATCATTACTGAGCGTATAATATCTTTACAGATACCATTAGCATCAACATCATTTCCAGCAGCTGTAGTAATTTCGTCTACCATAGAAGAAAACTTATTCTGGAAAACCCCAATCAAATCATCTGCAACTTTTTCTGCAATAGCATCTAAAGTGTTTAACCTACGCAATTCCTCAAGATTTAACTTCAGAGGGAAAGAGTAGTTCATCCATTCTTCTAGAGTAGGGAGAGAGTGACCTGTGGGATGATTACGACTCGTGATCAATGAAGCTATCATCAATGACAC contains these protein-coding regions:
- the der gene encoding ribosome biogenesis GTPase Der; the encoded protein is MLRIAILGRPNVGKSSLFNRMCKRSLAIVNSQEGTTRDRLYGEIRGWSIPVQVIDTGGVDKDSEDHFQKHIYKQALAGANEADILLLVVDIRCGITEQDAELAKLLLPLNKPLILVANKADTFKDEHRIHELYKIGISEIFTVSASHDKHIDKLLDRIKTLGNVPELVEEFPEEELEEEAVPSIETLSEEPLLDYEEEEIPFPGASATNKPLKIALIGRPNVGKSSIINGLLNEERCIIDNIPGTTRDNVDILYSHNDRSYLFIDTAGLRKMKSVKNSIEWISSSRTEKAIARADVCLLVIDAMHHLSSYDKRILSLISKHKKPHIILVNKWDLIEAVRMEHYIRDLRATDVYIGQSRILCISAATKRNLRHIFSSIDELYETVSSKVPTPVVNKTLASALQRHHPQVINGRRLRVYYAIHKTATPFQFLLFINAKSLLTKHYECYLKNTLKSSFNLYGIPFDLEFKEKTKRTN